Within the Senegalia massiliensis genome, the region TATAGCTTAATTAAGATACACACAAGGGTATGCAACATTAAAGTTTGTCATTACAAATATTAGCTTTAAGGCTTTTATTTTTACCATATAACAAAGCATATGTTTATTAAAGGAATGATTAACATGACTATCGCTGCGATATATGCACGTAAAAGTAAAGCAACAGATAAAGGAGAACCAAGTGAAATTCAAATAAATCTAGGTATCTCACTTTGCAAACTTCGTGGTTGGGATTATGTAGTGTATGAAGATTATGATGTATCAGGAAAGAACTTAGACCGTCCAGGGTTTAAAAGAATGCTAAATGATTCTCATGAATATAGAAACTTTTTAAAGCATAATTAAAGGGCCTTATTTGGCCCTATTTTTATACTAAACTTTTAACACTTCTTTTTGAGTTAATCTTATATTTTTTCCTAAGTTATTTTCACTAATAAATACTTTAATTCCACAAATTATAGATAAAATTCTTAATATAAAAAATCTTAACCAAGCCATATTCAGCTAAAATTCTCCACCATATACTATGTCTGGTGATGTTCCACATTCATCTACATATATTCCCAGATTCCAAAATAGTTTCAATGACATTAAAAACGATACAATACTAAGTATG harbors:
- a CDS encoding recombinase family protein is translated as MFIKGMINMTIAAIYARKSKATDKGEPSEIQINLGISLCKLRGWDYVVYEDYDVSGKNLDRPGFKRMLNDSHEYRNFLKHN